One Hemitrygon akajei chromosome 21, sHemAka1.3, whole genome shotgun sequence genomic region harbors:
- the LOC140714460 gene encoding uncharacterized protein — protein MGTSKLKELMEMAGLQNVDSPQTDGANFDPVRQRVWQALRKLYPPRVDPKALKGELLGDTENPAAYVENQLKKWRLETEQEVENNLFLNSLFRQSILDAMPPQVKSKLEEVVGLSSLTPQAFSDHVVHAVEKYRKDKRKLAEQQEEVQRKLLQMQLEELKKKDKDKSKKMLPAITSTLIMRATAKQFPMLLEIVESDPRQGEKPMMYCYSLHDAASGLEGVNNVDTSL, from the exons atgggaacttccaagttgaaagaactgatggagatggctggcttacagaatgtggacagtccacagactgatggggccaattttgatccagtgagacagagggtatggcaggccctcaggaagctttatccacccagagtggaccccaaagccttaaagggggaactactgggagacactgaaaacccagcagcctatgtagaaaaccagttgaaaaagtggagactggagactgagcaagaggtggaaaataacttgtttctgaactcactgttccgacagagcattttggatgcaatgcctccgcaggTCAAGTCTAAATtggaggaggtggttgggctGTCATCACTGACCCCACAAGCATTCAGTGATCACGTAGTCCATGCAGTGGAGAAATATCGGAAAGACAAACGaaagctggctgagcagcaagaagaggtgcagcgaaagctattgcaaatgcagctcgaagaactgaaaaagaaggacaaagacaaaagcaaaaagatgctgccagccatCACTAGT ACTTTGATAATGCGTGCGACAGCAAAACAATTCCCGATGCTCCTGGAAATTGTTGAATCTGACCCTAGACAAGGAGAAAAGCCGATGATGTACTGTTACAGTCTGCACGATGCAGCAAGCGGACTGGAAGGTGTTAATAATGTGGACACTAGTCTGTAA